One genomic region from Rothia dentocariosa ATCC 17931 encodes:
- a CDS encoding DUF3097 family protein: protein MSERYAWGAQDLSRASMNNRPAPPRRVELKRGMVLEDLNGWVGEVVRAERIGGEIFFGLEDAHGRVKNFPLGIGYFLEGEPVEIVAPTPRKTSGRKISRSGSVAVENVPARVARASRIWVEGLHDAELVEKVWGHDLRVEGIVVEPLHGVDDLATAVKEFSPGPERRLGILVDHLLKGTKEERVVAEALAVPGAAGNIKIVGHPFIDIWQAVKPQVFGIPAWPQVPRGEDWKKGILRRLGQPHQNQEDVANAWKRILSRVDSYSDLDPTLLGPVESLIDFLTE, encoded by the coding sequence ATGAGTGAACGATACGCTTGGGGTGCACAAGATCTATCGCGTGCCTCAATGAATAACAGGCCTGCGCCTCCTCGTCGGGTCGAACTAAAACGCGGGATGGTCCTTGAGGATCTTAACGGGTGGGTTGGCGAAGTAGTGCGTGCCGAACGTATCGGTGGAGAAATATTTTTCGGGCTTGAAGACGCTCACGGACGGGTCAAAAATTTTCCTTTAGGAATCGGGTACTTTCTTGAGGGCGAACCGGTTGAGATTGTTGCCCCAACACCACGAAAGACCTCAGGGCGCAAAATTTCTCGTTCTGGTTCGGTAGCAGTTGAAAACGTTCCAGCACGGGTAGCGCGCGCATCCAGAATCTGGGTTGAGGGGCTTCATGATGCGGAACTCGTCGAGAAAGTGTGGGGCCATGATCTGCGGGTTGAAGGTATTGTGGTCGAGCCCCTTCATGGTGTTGATGATTTAGCAACTGCCGTTAAAGAGTTCTCCCCCGGTCCAGAGCGACGACTTGGAATTCTTGTGGATCATCTTCTGAAAGGCACCAAGGAAGAACGTGTTGTGGCGGAGGCTTTAGCTGTTCCCGGCGCTGCTGGAAATATTAAGATTGTGGGGCACCCTTTCATTGATATTTGGCAGGCCGTCAAGCCGCAGGTTTTCGGAATTCCGGCATGGCCGCAGGTGCCTCGAGGTGAGGACTGGAAGAAAGGAATTCTACGTCGGTTGGGACAGCCACATCAAAACCAGGAAGACGTGGCAAACGCCTGGAAACGTATTCTTTCCCGAGTTGACTCTTATTCCGATCTTGATCCTACGCTGCTAGGACCTGTTGAGTCGCTCATTGATTTTCTGACTGAATAA
- a CDS encoding DUF4870 domain-containing protein: protein MATFAHFSGIIGFLPAAAIYYLYRDRAPFTEQESREAMNFTLLPSIIILVLLILSFVPGMASLMMFFTAILWLYMAISSVIAGIYAAQGEPHRYKLNLRILDLFLKPAEDFKEKKKQHREEMEGQQQQQAAERRV from the coding sequence ATGGCGACTTTTGCTCACTTTAGCGGCATCATTGGGTTTTTGCCTGCCGCTGCTATCTACTATTTGTATCGTGACCGCGCCCCCTTCACTGAGCAAGAGTCACGTGAAGCCATGAACTTTACGCTTCTGCCTTCAATCATAATTCTTGTTCTTCTCATTTTGAGCTTTGTGCCCGGCATGGCAAGCCTCATGATGTTCTTTACTGCTATTCTGTGGCTTTATATGGCGATCAGTTCCGTAATTGCGGGCATCTACGCCGCTCAAGGAGAACCTCATAGGTACAAGCTCAACCTGCGTATCCTTGACCTTTTCCTCAAGCCTGCTGAAGACTTCAAAGAAAAGAAGAAGCAGCACCGAGAAGAAATGGAAGGGCAACAGCAACAACAGGCAGCCGAGCGCCGCGTATAA
- the hemW gene encoding radical SAM family heme chaperone HemW: MAPAQPAGAPAPRDGRIPASCAHGCQNRDFSLYVHIPFCSVRCGYCDFNTYATEDFGDGIGLGTYADDAIAEIFFAARALEASGVVKRPLHTVFFGGGTPTKLPAYDLVRILRTAIDIFGIEDGAEVTTEANPDSVTYEDLQTLKDGGFTRVSFGMQSVVPEVLKVLDRTHTPENVPKVVAWARDIGLQVSIDLIYGSPSETLEQWEQSVQAAISYQPDHISAYSLIVEDGTKLAAQIRRGEYTMPDDDLMADMYLRAEDLLMQAGYRWYEVSNYSRSEHTRSDHNMAYWRNQDWWGIGPGAHSHINGTRWWNIKHPVPYAHRVRAGQSPAAAREILDSDSRSFETIMLLIRVREGLPMHELLAVHPAADLGSSLRWLLSQGLIESDIFTDTGMPNPDASVKLTLQGRLLGDAVTRELLPDIK, encoded by the coding sequence ATGGCACCCGCGCAACCGGCTGGCGCGCCCGCGCCGCGTGATGGACGCATCCCAGCCTCGTGTGCGCACGGGTGCCAAAACCGTGATTTTAGCCTCTACGTACATATTCCGTTCTGCTCGGTGCGATGTGGGTATTGTGATTTCAATACTTATGCCACCGAAGATTTTGGTGACGGGATAGGGCTGGGTACGTATGCGGACGATGCTATAGCTGAGATTTTCTTTGCCGCTCGCGCTCTTGAAGCATCCGGGGTGGTAAAGCGGCCGTTGCATACGGTATTCTTCGGCGGGGGTACGCCCACGAAACTCCCTGCGTATGATTTGGTGCGCATCCTGAGAACTGCAATTGATATTTTCGGTATCGAAGATGGTGCTGAGGTCACCACCGAGGCTAATCCTGACTCTGTCACCTATGAGGATCTGCAGACGTTAAAAGACGGCGGATTTACGCGTGTTTCTTTTGGTATGCAATCTGTTGTGCCCGAGGTTTTGAAAGTTCTTGACCGTACCCATACACCCGAAAATGTTCCTAAAGTTGTGGCGTGGGCGCGAGATATTGGTCTTCAAGTATCGATAGATTTAATTTATGGCTCTCCGTCAGAAACGCTGGAGCAGTGGGAGCAAAGTGTGCAAGCGGCGATTTCTTATCAGCCAGACCACATTTCTGCATATTCTTTGATTGTTGAAGACGGTACTAAACTTGCTGCACAAATTCGGCGCGGTGAATATACAATGCCTGATGATGACCTCATGGCAGATATGTATTTGCGTGCAGAAGATCTTCTCATGCAAGCCGGATATCGGTGGTATGAGGTCTCGAATTATTCTCGGTCTGAGCATACTCGAAGTGACCATAATATGGCGTATTGGCGTAATCAAGACTGGTGGGGAATAGGACCGGGAGCACATTCACATATAAACGGTACCCGGTGGTGGAATATTAAACATCCCGTTCCCTATGCGCATCGCGTTCGAGCTGGGCAGTCGCCGGCCGCAGCGCGAGAGATTTTAGACTCAGATTCTCGTTCTTTTGAGACGATTATGCTGTTGATTCGAGTACGTGAGGGGCTGCCTATGCACGAGCTTCTAGCCGTGCATCCTGCCGCTGACCTGGGGTCTTCTTTACGATGGTTGCTCTCGCAAGGTCTCATTGAATCCGATATTTTTACGGATACCGGTATGCCCAATCCTGATGCTTCGGTAAAACTCACGCTGCAGGGGCGACTTTTAGGTGATGCTGTTACTCGAGAATTACTTCCAGATATAAAATAA
- the lepA gene encoding translation elongation factor 4 — MAPLSKNPPIPAATDPAIIRNFCIIAHIDHGKSTLADRMLQATGVVAPRDMKAQYLDRMDIERERGITIKSQAVRMPWEIDGTSYALNMIDTPGHVDFTYEVSRSLAACEGALLLVDAAQGIEAQTLANLYLAMENDLTIIPVLNKIDLPAAMPDKYAEELANLIGCEPDEVLRVSGKTGEGVEALLDRIVEGIPAPVGQADTPARAMIFDSVYDSYRGVVTYVRVVDGKLEPRQKIKMMSTGAEHDLLEIGVISPDPIPSKGLSVGEVGYLITGVKDVRQSRVGDTVTSAVKPAAESLGGYEDPKPMVFSGLFPIDGSDYPALRDALDKLKLNDAALVYEPETSAALGFGFRCGFLGLLHLEIVRERLEREFNLDLISTAPNVIYDVVDESGNAKRVTNPSEFPEGKVATIREPMVACTIIAPSDYIGAIMELCQSRRGQMGGMDYLSEDRVEMRYRLPLAEIVFDFFDQLKSRTRGYASLDWKFDGEEEADLVKVDILLQGEKVDAFSAITHRDKAYSYGLMMTSKLRELIPRQQFEVPIQAAIGSRIIARENIRAMRKDVLSKCYGGDISRKRKLLEKQKEGKKRMKMVGRVEVPQEAFIAALSSGEEKEKKDKKK, encoded by the coding sequence GTGGCTCCTCTGTCGAAAAATCCGCCAATACCGGCGGCTACCGACCCCGCGATTATTCGCAACTTCTGCATTATTGCACATATTGATCATGGAAAATCCACGCTCGCTGATCGTATGCTTCAGGCAACTGGCGTTGTCGCGCCGCGCGATATGAAGGCACAATACCTTGACCGCATGGATATTGAGCGTGAACGAGGCATCACCATTAAATCCCAGGCAGTACGTATGCCATGGGAGATCGACGGTACTTCCTATGCGCTCAACATGATCGACACTCCGGGACACGTTGACTTCACCTATGAAGTCTCTCGCTCACTTGCCGCATGCGAAGGTGCTCTGCTTCTTGTTGATGCGGCACAGGGGATTGAAGCCCAAACTCTCGCCAATCTCTACTTGGCAATGGAGAACGATCTTACGATTATTCCTGTCTTGAATAAGATCGACTTGCCCGCCGCTATGCCCGATAAATATGCTGAAGAGCTGGCGAACCTCATTGGCTGCGAACCTGACGAGGTTCTGCGGGTTTCAGGCAAAACTGGTGAGGGTGTAGAAGCTCTGCTGGACCGTATCGTCGAAGGCATACCCGCGCCTGTGGGGCAGGCGGACACGCCGGCCCGCGCCATGATTTTTGACTCGGTTTATGATTCCTATCGTGGAGTGGTCACCTATGTGCGTGTCGTAGACGGAAAACTTGAACCGCGCCAGAAAATCAAGATGATGTCTACCGGCGCAGAACACGATCTGCTTGAGATTGGGGTAATTTCACCCGACCCCATTCCCTCCAAAGGGCTGAGCGTGGGTGAAGTGGGTTATTTGATCACTGGTGTGAAGGATGTTCGGCAGTCCCGCGTAGGCGATACCGTAACCTCTGCTGTAAAGCCTGCCGCAGAATCCCTAGGCGGCTATGAAGACCCGAAACCTATGGTGTTCTCTGGGCTATTTCCTATTGATGGTTCAGATTATCCGGCGTTGCGAGATGCCCTAGACAAGCTCAAGCTCAACGATGCTGCGCTTGTCTACGAACCCGAAACTTCTGCAGCACTTGGGTTCGGTTTCCGGTGTGGCTTCTTAGGCCTGCTGCACCTTGAAATCGTGCGCGAACGCTTGGAACGCGAGTTCAATCTCGACCTTATTTCGACCGCCCCCAACGTTATCTACGATGTTGTGGACGAATCGGGTAATGCAAAGCGCGTGACTAATCCAAGCGAGTTCCCCGAGGGTAAAGTCGCAACCATTCGTGAACCGATGGTGGCATGTACGATTATTGCCCCCAGCGACTATATTGGGGCGATCATGGAGTTGTGCCAGTCGCGCCGCGGGCAAATGGGCGGCATGGACTACCTATCTGAGGATCGCGTTGAGATGCGGTACCGCCTGCCGCTGGCCGAGATTGTCTTTGATTTCTTCGATCAGCTCAAGTCCCGTACTCGTGGATATGCATCCTTGGACTGGAAGTTCGATGGTGAGGAAGAGGCGGACCTGGTGAAGGTCGATATCCTGCTTCAGGGTGAGAAAGTGGATGCTTTCTCGGCTATTACCCATCGCGACAAGGCCTATTCGTACGGTTTGATGATGACGAGTAAGCTTCGTGAGCTAATACCTCGTCAGCAATTTGAGGTTCCTATTCAGGCTGCTATTGGTTCTCGCATCATTGCCCGCGAAAATATCCGCGCTATGCGCAAGGACGTGCTATCAAAATGCTACGGTGGCGATATTTCGCGTAAGCGCAAGCTGCTGGAAAAGCAGAAGGAAGGCAAGAAGCGCATGAAGATGGTCGGCCGCGTCGAGGTACCGCAAGAGGCATTCATCGCCGCCCTATCTTCGGGCGAAGAGAAAGAGAAGAAAGACAAAAAGAAGTAA
- the rpsT gene encoding 30S ribosomal protein S20: MANIKSQKKRILTNEKARLRNNAIKSELKTATRRVKEAVEAQNKEAAEEALRFVSRKLDKAVSKGVLHKKNAANKKSGLAHLVNKLS, encoded by the coding sequence GTGGCTAATATCAAGTCCCAGAAAAAGCGCATCCTCACCAACGAGAAGGCTCGTCTGCGTAACAACGCTATTAAATCTGAGCTGAAGACCGCAACCCGCCGGGTTAAGGAAGCTGTTGAGGCACAGAACAAGGAAGCTGCCGAAGAGGCACTGCGTTTTGTGAGCCGCAAGCTGGATAAGGCTGTTTCTAAGGGTGTTCTGCACAAGAAGAACGCTGCTAACAAGAAGTCCGGTCTAGCGCATCTGGTTAACAAACTTTCCTAA
- a CDS encoding type II toxin-antitoxin system PemK/MazF family toxin, with protein sequence MLQTLKKAFFAVLPSLRKAAEDALRDNAQQSQAQTNHDSEQPQTSNAPKPGPGASKSAASQQQSSQGQGSDYPGDYRGSIDFEYSPALDGDPDPGEIVWTWVPYEEDHTQGKDRPVILVGRDGEYLLAFMMTSKDHNNRDHADSNYLDIGSGSWDSQGRASEVKLNRVLRVRPENMRREGAIMPQETFRLIEQAYNRR encoded by the coding sequence ATGCTACAAACACTGAAAAAAGCATTCTTCGCCGTTTTGCCTTCGCTTCGGAAAGCAGCAGAAGATGCTCTGCGCGATAATGCACAACAGTCGCAAGCACAGACCAACCACGATTCTGAACAACCTCAGACGTCAAATGCGCCGAAACCAGGCCCCGGTGCTTCTAAGTCTGCGGCCTCTCAACAGCAGAGTTCGCAGGGACAGGGCTCAGACTATCCAGGAGACTATCGCGGGTCTATTGACTTTGAGTATTCTCCCGCATTGGACGGCGATCCAGATCCTGGTGAGATCGTGTGGACTTGGGTTCCTTACGAAGAAGACCATACTCAGGGGAAAGACCGCCCGGTCATACTTGTAGGGCGTGACGGGGAATACCTGCTTGCCTTCATGATGACCAGCAAAGACCACAACAACCGCGATCATGCAGATTCTAATTATCTAGATATTGGTTCAGGCTCTTGGGATTCCCAGGGTCGGGCCTCCGAGGTCAAACTCAATCGCGTCTTACGGGTGCGTCCTGAGAACATGCGCCGTGAAGGGGCAATTATGCCTCAAGAGACTTTCCGCCTTATCGAACAAGCCTACAACCGCCGTTAG
- the holA gene encoding DNA polymerase III subunit delta — protein sequence MTPRGSSSRGNYRGQRANKALDNAWRTVDPAPVIMLHGSEEYFASRARERLRTAFYSTYPNADLVTINASTYTAGELTLLASPSLFGTAKIIDADNVATMSEDFLNDVLSYIAAPESDIMLIMQHSGGNRGKKLIDAIRKNHVLIPCKPLKAEREKTEFVTSEFRAAKRTIDPGALRLLVAATNDTAELASACAQLQADVAGNITEEIVNRYYGGRTEVTAFRVGDAAVTGNAAEALRLLRHALATGTEPIPLLGALAMRIRNIARLHHVRASAQELAREVGMAPWQVEQAQRDGRRFTGEQIARIVQLLADADAQLKGEGLDPVYAVERAVLAIALPHNRS from the coding sequence GTGACTCCCAGGGGAAGCTCATCACGCGGCAACTACCGCGGCCAACGCGCTAATAAAGCGCTTGATAACGCATGGCGCACCGTAGATCCCGCACCGGTCATCATGCTCCACGGTTCCGAAGAGTATTTCGCCTCACGAGCACGTGAACGTCTGCGCACCGCTTTTTATAGCACCTATCCAAATGCAGACCTAGTCACCATCAACGCTTCAACCTACACTGCGGGGGAACTCACCCTCCTCGCGAGCCCGTCGCTCTTTGGGACTGCCAAAATAATAGATGCTGACAACGTCGCCACCATGAGTGAAGATTTCCTTAACGATGTTCTCAGCTACATTGCTGCCCCAGAATCCGACATTATGCTCATCATGCAGCATTCCGGCGGTAACCGCGGCAAAAAACTCATTGATGCCATACGTAAAAACCACGTTCTTATTCCCTGTAAACCGCTCAAAGCCGAGCGCGAAAAAACGGAATTTGTCACCAGTGAATTCCGAGCGGCTAAACGCACTATCGATCCCGGCGCCCTACGCCTACTCGTAGCCGCCACCAATGACACCGCTGAACTCGCTTCCGCCTGTGCTCAACTTCAAGCAGATGTTGCGGGAAATATTACCGAAGAGATCGTGAACCGTTACTATGGCGGGCGAACCGAAGTTACCGCTTTTCGGGTGGGAGACGCCGCTGTTACGGGAAACGCAGCAGAAGCGCTTAGGCTTTTGCGACATGCTTTAGCAACGGGAACAGAACCTATCCCTCTGTTGGGGGCACTTGCCATGCGTATTCGCAATATTGCCCGCCTGCATCATGTGCGTGCCAGTGCCCAGGAACTTGCCCGTGAGGTAGGTATGGCTCCATGGCAGGTTGAACAGGCACAACGTGATGGAAGGCGTTTCACCGGTGAACAGATCGCCCGTATCGTGCAGCTACTTGCTGATGCCGACGCACAGCTCAAGGGGGAGGGCCTAGACCCGGTATATGCGGTTGAACGTGCGGTACTTGCCATTGCGTTGCCTCATAACCGCTCATAA
- a CDS encoding ComEC/Rec2 family competence protein, whose product MSFLHIPPKLKPYLTRNFARTEWMRYRRDHNREWFRAVSAIIHLDIRLIVSAVVLWIFTLAAMYHGTFQPYKYCVLVAISLLGIITITLNTLYGRKIAHILCPILGQFMFIMLLVTLQAVLLMLTGTDSSRTTLRDAEGASLRITGVIREIRPLDSHTNMIILSTETAQYRNLRAPIHEDIRIYNNTRKQQLNPGTRVNALGTLENKGTTAFLKGASIFPQPNQNLEHTRALNTRMRDYARRHLDAETTALLLGTAYGDDSAMPNTSKENYKLSGLSHLTAVSGANIAIIFMAGYRFGILVRVPRRLMIGMGITAVVLYSTILTFEGSVIRSILMGSLGALAMLRGTGRNTLSALATTIVFCLVAAPKLAGDLGFVLSTVATASLIALGPSLTRLLMRVLPHTLAELIAASASASLWCTPVILGISGKIPLYTIPANMLAAPLTAITMFAGLAAFLSYSINFTAITDIALILGRIPAQGIEYIAKYFAQAPANPLDVDVTLASVAFAGVTVFAGSLLIWLWDYRIYKRELHLDYVRMPGTRHVTSTHRQ is encoded by the coding sequence ATGAGTTTTCTGCACATCCCGCCTAAGCTCAAACCATATCTCACCCGAAATTTCGCCCGTACCGAGTGGATGCGCTATCGCCGCGACCATAACCGCGAATGGTTTCGCGCTGTTAGTGCCATTATTCACCTTGATATACGGCTTATAGTCTCGGCGGTCGTACTCTGGATTTTCACGCTGGCCGCCATGTATCACGGCACTTTTCAGCCCTATAAATACTGCGTTTTAGTGGCTATTAGTCTGCTCGGAATAATCACCATAACGCTTAATACCCTCTATGGACGCAAAATCGCCCATATTCTTTGTCCTATCCTCGGGCAGTTCATGTTCATTATGCTCTTGGTGACTCTGCAAGCTGTCCTGCTCATGCTGACCGGAACGGACTCCAGCCGCACGACCCTAAGAGATGCCGAAGGAGCCTCGTTACGTATAACCGGAGTCATCAGGGAAATACGCCCTCTTGACTCGCATACGAATATGATCATTCTCAGCACCGAAACGGCTCAATACCGTAATCTTCGAGCACCAATTCATGAAGATATTCGTATTTACAACAACACACGAAAACAGCAGCTTAACCCCGGAACCCGGGTTAACGCGCTCGGAACCCTTGAAAATAAAGGCACCACCGCATTCCTCAAAGGTGCAAGCATATTCCCTCAACCGAACCAAAATCTTGAGCACACGCGCGCCCTAAACACTAGGATGCGCGATTACGCCCGCCGACACCTCGATGCCGAAACCACGGCATTACTTCTAGGTACCGCCTATGGCGATGACTCCGCAATGCCCAACACCAGTAAGGAAAACTATAAGCTTAGCGGGCTCAGTCACCTTACCGCAGTCTCTGGAGCAAATATTGCCATCATTTTCATGGCTGGCTACCGTTTTGGAATTCTCGTGCGCGTTCCACGCCGCCTCATGATCGGAATGGGTATTACCGCCGTCGTTCTCTACTCCACGATTCTCACCTTTGAGGGATCCGTAATCCGCTCTATTCTCATGGGGTCACTAGGAGCTTTGGCGATGCTCCGCGGCACCGGGAGAAATACTCTTAGCGCGCTCGCCACCACTATCGTGTTCTGCCTCGTCGCTGCGCCGAAACTCGCCGGTGACCTCGGCTTCGTGCTCTCCACCGTGGCTACGGCATCGCTGATAGCGCTCGGACCCTCACTCACGCGCCTCTTGATGCGCGTCCTACCGCACACCCTCGCCGAACTTATAGCAGCTTCCGCCAGCGCCTCGCTCTGGTGTACCCCTGTGATTTTAGGTATCAGCGGCAAAATACCGCTCTATACCATTCCCGCAAATATGCTTGCCGCTCCACTAACCGCGATCACCATGTTTGCTGGTCTTGCCGCGTTCCTGAGCTACAGCATCAACTTCACGGCCATCACGGATATTGCTCTTATTCTCGGTAGAATACCGGCACAGGGCATCGAATACATAGCGAAATATTTTGCACAAGCACCCGCAAATCCACTCGATGTAGATGTTACTCTGGCATCTGTAGCTTTTGCTGGAGTTACTGTCTTTGCAGGTAGCCTGCTGATATGGCTCTGGGATTACCGTATTTACAAGCGCGAACTTCACCTCGATTATGTACGTATGCCCGGTACTCGGCATGTAACTAGTACGCACCGTCAATAA
- a CDS encoding ComEA family DNA-binding protein translates to MTRDNAHQAFHPLSSSMQTLPERAETSVPAQEAQTEKQSPYGIWDDEPTERLMPHDDFAEGSASSASVGKSPRRLYSDSYEQTVYEQHESASEQLLRRARQRATHSTEPDDLAESYYEGTQQQISAVKPAHNPANEQRGERTTHVIAQRENMPEELIQDEWDEWETPAKTRAFRWKVPPYAVFVLALGVLGIILWGLLGFTPTPQANEESTSSAQVAAPGASSSVIPSATPSDSSAQNKVPNKNGTIRVHIAGAVKTPGVQTLPADARAIDALEAAGGATPDADLNRVNLAGSLSDGTQLYIPKTGETAAPALAAPAGGNSASPNGSPGTAQNPAAPKSSAGTGQQGAPGSPINLNTATAEQLQTLPRIGPSLAARIISWRDAHGGFKSVDELDAVPGIGPSLMSSLRPLVTV, encoded by the coding sequence ATGACCCGCGATAACGCCCACCAAGCATTTCACCCACTAAGCTCTTCTATGCAGACGCTACCCGAAAGAGCTGAGACGTCGGTACCAGCACAGGAAGCTCAGACAGAGAAGCAAAGCCCCTATGGGATCTGGGATGACGAGCCCACAGAACGCCTTATGCCGCATGATGATTTTGCGGAAGGGTCTGCTTCTTCTGCCTCGGTGGGGAAGAGCCCTCGAAGACTCTACTCAGATTCTTACGAACAAACCGTGTATGAGCAGCATGAGTCGGCATCTGAACAGCTTTTAAGACGAGCTAGACAACGCGCCACTCATAGCACCGAACCAGACGATTTGGCGGAAAGCTACTACGAGGGCACACAGCAGCAGATCTCCGCGGTAAAACCTGCGCACAACCCTGCCAATGAACAGCGCGGCGAGCGCACTACTCACGTTATTGCACAGCGTGAGAATATGCCCGAAGAGCTCATTCAGGATGAATGGGACGAATGGGAAACACCAGCGAAAACCCGTGCTTTTCGGTGGAAGGTTCCGCCCTATGCCGTCTTCGTTTTAGCCTTGGGCGTTCTAGGAATTATTCTCTGGGGGTTGCTAGGATTTACACCCACTCCGCAAGCAAACGAAGAGTCTACCAGTAGCGCCCAGGTGGCGGCGCCAGGGGCTAGCTCATCCGTAATTCCGAGCGCCACCCCTTCGGATTCATCTGCGCAGAATAAGGTTCCGAATAAGAATGGCACTATTCGAGTGCATATAGCTGGAGCAGTCAAAACTCCTGGCGTGCAAACGCTCCCTGCTGATGCCCGCGCCATTGATGCCCTTGAAGCCGCAGGAGGCGCAACCCCGGATGCCGACCTCAACCGGGTGAACCTCGCGGGCAGCCTTAGCGACGGCACACAGCTTTACATCCCCAAGACAGGGGAGACCGCTGCACCGGCACTTGCCGCACCAGCCGGAGGAAACAGTGCTTCACCCAACGGTTCTCCGGGAACCGCGCAAAATCCTGCGGCACCGAAATCTTCTGCGGGCACTGGGCAGCAGGGCGCACCGGGTTCTCCTATCAACCTGAATACTGCGACTGCTGAGCAGCTGCAGACTTTGCCGCGCATTGGTCCTTCTCTAGCCGCCCGCATTATTTCTTGGCGTGATGCTCACGGAGGTTTCAAAAGTGTTGATGAGCTGGATGCAGTACCTGGCATCGGTCCCTCTCTCATGAGTTCGTTGCGCCCGCTCGTCACAGTCTAA
- a CDS encoding DegV family protein, translating into MGRIAVVTDSAAAITPEILKERQERGGFAVVPMPVSVQETPSRAGIRGTRPETNTRDLTGLSPEEIDEAILMAHVLGNTIHTSGPAPGVFADTYDTLVDEGYEHILSIHLSGELSGTVESARVGAQLSKARVTVLDSRTVAGAYGHAALHAHDVADICDSPEELAEVVTGICAETDIYFYIPTLDALRRGGRVSPALAMVGQMFQIKPIGTVADGKLTYVERPRTATRAKERLTQIIRDVCTKHQSVKKHPAAAAAQHDVRPTGHVVALHHMGNLAEAKVLQDSLGAFASDAVLSSLPPVLAAHSGLGALAAVIY; encoded by the coding sequence ATGGGACGCATCGCTGTCGTGACAGACTCAGCCGCTGCCATTACCCCTGAAATTCTTAAGGAGCGGCAAGAACGCGGTGGTTTTGCAGTGGTACCCATGCCGGTATCCGTTCAAGAGACGCCCTCACGTGCAGGAATCAGGGGCACCCGACCCGAGACGAATACCCGCGATTTAACCGGTCTTAGCCCTGAGGAAATTGACGAAGCCATTTTGATGGCGCATGTCCTCGGAAATACGATCCATACCTCCGGTCCTGCCCCTGGTGTCTTTGCCGATACCTACGATACTCTTGTTGATGAAGGGTACGAGCATATTCTGTCGATACATCTCTCGGGAGAACTCTCTGGAACCGTTGAGTCAGCGCGAGTGGGTGCGCAGCTTTCTAAAGCGCGAGTGACCGTACTTGATTCCCGCACCGTCGCCGGAGCCTATGGGCACGCGGCGCTGCATGCCCATGATGTAGCCGATATTTGCGATAGTCCTGAGGAGCTTGCCGAGGTAGTTACCGGTATATGCGCCGAGACCGACATTTATTTCTACATTCCTACTCTCGATGCGCTTCGTCGCGGAGGCCGTGTCTCGCCCGCGTTGGCGATGGTCGGGCAGATGTTCCAGATCAAGCCTATCGGCACGGTCGCGGATGGAAAACTGACCTATGTTGAGCGCCCCCGTACCGCAACGCGCGCGAAAGAACGCCTCACGCAGATTATTCGTGACGTTTGTACCAAGCACCAATCGGTAAAAAAGCATCCTGCAGCTGCGGCTGCGCAGCACGACGTACGACCAACCGGTCACGTGGTAGCGCTTCACCATATGGGTAATCTTGCGGAAGCTAAAGTCTTGCAAGATTCGTTGGGTGCCTTCGCTTCGGATGCGGTTCTTAGCTCTCTCCCGCCCGTATTAGCGGCACATTCCGGACTGGGTGCACTTGCCGCTGTCATCTATTAG